One Peptostreptococcus equinus genomic window carries:
- a CDS encoding phage tail tube protein, translating to MQGIKTLNLTNETVAGSQGAVFCEIGSRRYVMANLTKFKAKFKVNITKKGVLGKSGKQAKPGGWEGSWEATVYYNQSTMRALAEEYKNTGVLPPFNIQTINEDQSSVKTIGRQSVIFKDCISEEMIISMLDVDAEILEEDLSGTFNDFDFPEKFKDLPSA from the coding sequence ATGCAAGGAATAAAAACACTTAACTTAACTAATGAAACTGTAGCAGGTTCACAGGGTGCAGTTTTTTGTGAAATAGGTTCAAGACGTTATGTAATGGCCAATCTTACTAAATTTAAAGCTAAGTTTAAGGTCAACATAACTAAAAAGGGTGTTCTTGGTAAGTCTGGTAAACAAGCAAAGCCGGGCGGATGGGAAGGCTCTTGGGAGGCAACAGTTTATTATAATCAATCAACTATGAGAGCTTTAGCTGAAGAGTATAAGAATACTGGAGTACTACCACCATTCAATATACAAACTATTAATGAAGACCAATCTTCAGTAAAAACTATTGGTAGACAATCGGTAATTTTTAAAGATTGTATATCTGAAGAAATGATTATATCAATGCTAGATGTTGATGCTGAAATATTAGAAGAAGATTTATCAGGAACATTCAATGATTTTGATTTTCCTGAAAAGTTTAAAGATCTACCAAGTGCATAG
- a CDS encoding phage tail assembly chaperone, with protein sequence MSKFQAFMKKDIDSLTKEVVISERFINEETGEFIPFKIKPIPTSLEKLIRKGCTNITQNGQDFDSVAYENQIAVNCIVEPDLHDKELQDFYGVLTPEDLLNEMLLVGENQQLQVELSKINGFKTPKGLADEAKN encoded by the coding sequence ATGAGTAAATTTCAAGCTTTTATGAAAAAAGATATAGATAGTTTAACTAAGGAAGTTGTTATATCAGAAAGATTTATAAATGAAGAAACAGGAGAGTTTATTCCATTTAAGATAAAACCAATTCCAACAAGCCTTGAAAAACTAATAAGAAAAGGGTGTACAAATATAACACAAAATGGACAAGATTTTGATTCAGTAGCTTATGAAAATCAGATAGCTGTAAATTGCATAGTTGAGCCAGATTTGCATGATAAAGAGTTACAGGACTTTTATGGTGTGCTAACTCCTGAAGATTTATTAAATGAAATGTTATTAGTGGGAGAAAATCAGCAGTTACAAGTTGAATTATCTAAAATAAATGGATTTAAAACACCAAAGGGACTAGCTGACGAAGCAAAAAACTAA
- a CDS encoding tape measure protein, with protein MAGISMPVSVSDGLSSPFQSMTAQVSKLVMEYEKLHQTMSKPLSPSIPSIPKPTGAGIGDNGPISGPPDPYPKMIPTQQQFNAGLVEGQSLMGRMANQAKLLVGAYAGFQGAKAFIGMADTYMQTQSRIGMINDGLQTTEQLNNMIFNSANRVRGSYLDIAQNVTKLGIMAKDSFSSNAEIVKFTELMSKQFKVGGAGLQEQQAAMYQLSQAMASGRLSLHKKRTRQKLSSLC; from the coding sequence ATGGCAGGAATTAGTATGCCGGTAAGTGTATCGGATGGACTATCAAGTCCATTTCAATCAATGACAGCCCAAGTATCTAAGCTAGTAATGGAGTATGAAAAACTTCATCAGACAATGAGTAAACCACTATCTCCAAGTATTCCATCAATACCAAAGCCAACTGGTGCAGGAATAGGAGATAACGGACCTATATCAGGACCACCTGATCCATATCCTAAGATGATTCCAACTCAGCAACAGTTCAATGCTGGACTTGTTGAAGGTCAAAGCCTAATGGGTAGAATGGCTAATCAAGCTAAATTACTTGTTGGTGCATATGCAGGTTTCCAAGGCGCTAAGGCATTTATTGGAATGGCAGATACTTATATGCAAACACAATCAAGAATAGGTATGATAAATGATGGTTTGCAAACGACTGAACAACTAAATAATATGATATTTAATTCAGCTAATAGGGTTAGAGGTTCATACTTAGATATAGCACAGAATGTAACTAAGTTAGGTATTATGGCTAAAGACTCATTTAGTTCAAATGCTGAGATAGTAAAGTTTACTGAACTTATGAGTAAGCAGTTTAAAGTTGGTGGTGCTGGACTTCAAGAACAACAAGCAGCAATGTATCAGCTATCACAAGCAATGGCAAGTGGTAGGCTATCTTTACATAAGAAAAGGACCAGGCAAAAGCTATCCTCACTTTGCTAA